The Parafrankia irregularis genome window below encodes:
- a CDS encoding type II toxin-antitoxin system VapC family toxin: MQPVVLDTDIVSLSHKRRLGGPLATRLIGRRPLITFVTFGELTKWTDLRDWGSRRRQELADWLSGIPVLPGDEAVAATWGILSAAATRAGQPRPVNDMWIAACCLAHNLPLATLNLKDYMYFRDHHGLRILGEE; this comes from the coding sequence GTGCAGCCTGTCGTCCTTGACACCGACATCGTCTCCCTGAGCCACAAGCGCAGGCTCGGCGGACCCTTGGCAACCCGCCTGATCGGCCGCCGGCCACTGATCACGTTCGTGACCTTTGGTGAGCTCACCAAGTGGACAGACCTGCGAGACTGGGGTAGCCGCCGACGTCAGGAACTCGCGGACTGGCTTTCAGGAATCCCTGTACTGCCTGGCGACGAAGCAGTTGCCGCTACTTGGGGCATACTCTCCGCGGCTGCCACCCGGGCCGGACAGCCCCGGCCGGTCAACGACATGTGGATCGCTGCCTGCTGCCTTGCCCACAATCTGCCGCTCGCCACCTTGAACCTGAAGGACTACATGTACTTCAGGGATCATCACGGTCTACGGATTCTCGGCGAGGAGTAA
- a CDS encoding helix-turn-helix domain-containing protein — MSTAHGYDRDGFLAEFFPEEQDRREVEAGAGRLVAENRAHRLAEMRRRLGLTQAEVADRMHVRQERVSAIERANVDASELRTLAAYVKALGGQLEIIADFGGERLVIG; from the coding sequence ATGAGCACCGCCCACGGGTACGACAGAGACGGGTTCCTCGCCGAGTTCTTTCCCGAGGAGCAGGACCGCCGCGAGGTCGAAGCAGGGGCCGGGCGGCTCGTGGCGGAGAACCGCGCACATCGGCTCGCCGAGATGCGTCGACGCCTGGGCCTCACCCAGGCAGAAGTCGCTGACCGCATGCATGTCCGGCAGGAGCGCGTCTCCGCCATCGAGCGGGCCAACGTCGACGCCAGCGAGCTACGCACCCTCGCCGCCTACGTCAAAGCACTCGGCGGGCAGCTGGAGATCATCGCGGACTTCGGAGGGGAACGGCTCGTCATCGGCTGA
- a CDS encoding type II toxin-antitoxin system RelE/ParE family toxin: MTYRLEIVSEVREWLHDLRRTDRDTAILVGQAVTALLDEGPSLGRPLVDRIKGSRLHNLKELRPASSGTSEVRILFVFDPERRAVLLVAGDKAGRWSAWYDRAIPLAEARYALYLKERDL; encoded by the coding sequence ATGACCTACCGCCTGGAGATCGTCAGCGAGGTCCGGGAATGGCTGCATGACCTCCGTCGAACAGACCGAGATACCGCGATCCTCGTCGGCCAGGCCGTGACCGCGCTTCTCGACGAAGGCCCCAGCCTGGGCCGACCGCTCGTTGACAGGATCAAGGGCTCGCGACTCCACAACCTCAAGGAACTCAGACCCGCCTCGAGCGGAACCAGCGAGGTTCGCATCCTGTTCGTCTTCGATCCCGAGCGCCGCGCGGTCCTGCTCGTCGCCGGGGACAAGGCCGGGCGGTGGTCGGCCTGGTACGACCGGGCGATCCCACTGGCCGAAGCCCGCTACGCCCTCTACCTCAAGGAGCGTGACCTATGA
- a CDS encoding CGNR zinc finger domain-containing protein — MAVANTGHGEHDELADPPAMRAWWAALDAPADLGSVRPDTPEDLTTLRALRAVVRGLALRNNGVDIRVDPAGLDRLTLRPDLRGSPSLLAVGPDGLVRDVCAATVTALLRATARPGWPRFKACRGADCRWVFVDGSRNTSRRWCDMAACGNRAKSASFRVRHRASEAAG; from the coding sequence GTGGCGGTGGCCAACACCGGGCACGGTGAGCACGACGAACTCGCCGATCCGCCCGCGATGCGGGCCTGGTGGGCGGCCCTGGACGCGCCGGCCGACCTGGGATCCGTGCGGCCCGACACCCCTGAGGACCTGACGACGCTTCGCGCTCTGCGCGCCGTGGTCCGCGGCCTCGCCCTGCGTAACAATGGCGTCGACATCCGGGTAGACCCTGCCGGGCTCGACCGGCTCACCCTGCGTCCGGATCTGCGAGGTAGCCCGTCCCTGCTTGCGGTCGGCCCCGACGGGCTCGTTCGCGACGTCTGCGCGGCCACCGTCACGGCCCTTCTGCGTGCCACGGCGCGACCCGGCTGGCCCCGGTTCAAGGCCTGCCGGGGGGCGGACTGCCGATGGGTCTTCGTTGACGGTTCCCGCAACACCTCGCGGCGCTGGTGCGACATGGCCGCGTGCGGGAACCGCGCCAAGAGCGCGTCGTTCCGCGTCCGCCACCGCGCCTCCGAGGCGGCTGGCTGA
- a CDS encoding DMT family transporter, translated as MAPHGGTTTGIQARAGELSIIVAAAVDGVGTTVSVAALQAVRPADLLAVELGGAAAVLLGTAAATGRLHRRGAGRHLLLGALVPGLAFLLGDLGLARTSASNGSLLLAAEPLLSVLLAVTVLRERLPGRGVVALVVGLAGGALVALEPGVDRPGGNMTAGNLLVLGAVVAAAVFLVATRRYGDVGDGVNASAWQTTGGTLSAAPFAAVAWTEGGSRLGTAGITAWAACAAVALCGVVAGVAFNRGIGRVPAARAGQLLNLTPVVGTATSVAFLGERPTTLQWAGGTAILVGLAMLLLRGSAYARQHPLDDLTGRTTGEPPAMVEVHSGARGRHEKEP; from the coding sequence GTGGCACCGCACGGCGGCACCACGACCGGCATCCAGGCCCGAGCCGGCGAGTTGTCGATCATCGTCGCCGCCGCCGTCGACGGGGTGGGCACCACCGTCTCGGTGGCCGCCCTGCAGGCCGTGCGCCCGGCCGACCTGCTGGCGGTCGAACTCGGCGGTGCCGCCGCGGTACTGCTCGGGACGGCGGCGGCGACCGGGCGGCTGCACCGGCGCGGAGCGGGGCGGCACCTGCTGCTCGGCGCGCTGGTGCCTGGCCTGGCGTTTCTGCTGGGCGACCTGGGGCTGGCCCGCACCAGCGCCTCGAACGGCAGCCTGCTTCTGGCGGCCGAACCCCTGCTGTCGGTGCTGCTGGCTGTCACCGTCCTGAGGGAACGACTGCCCGGCCGGGGAGTAGTCGCGCTCGTCGTCGGCCTCGCGGGCGGCGCGCTCGTGGCGTTGGAGCCTGGCGTCGACCGACCGGGCGGGAACATGACGGCCGGCAATCTCCTCGTCCTCGGCGCGGTCGTCGCGGCGGCGGTGTTCCTCGTCGCCACCCGCCGTTACGGCGATGTCGGTGACGGCGTCAACGCCAGCGCCTGGCAGACGACCGGCGGAACGTTGAGCGCGGCACCGTTTGCCGCCGTCGCCTGGACCGAGGGAGGCAGCCGGCTGGGTACTGCCGGCATCACAGCCTGGGCCGCGTGTGCCGCCGTCGCGCTCTGCGGCGTAGTGGCCGGGGTCGCGTTCAACCGGGGCATCGGCCGGGTGCCCGCCGCCCGTGCCGGTCAGCTGCTGAATCTGACACCGGTGGTCGGCACGGCCACGTCCGTCGCCTTCCTCGGAGAGCGCCCGACGACGCTGCAGTGGGCAGGAGGCACAGCCATCCTCGTCGGTCTGGCAATGCTCCTGCTCAGGGGCTCGGCGTATGCCCGGCAACATCCGCTCGACGACCTGACCGGTCGCACCACCGGTGAACCCCCGGCCATGGTCGAGGTCCACTCCGGTGCGCGTGGACGTCACGAAAAGGAGCCATGA
- a CDS encoding GNAT family N-acetyltransferase, with product MPHRPDGQPLFCAVALAERIERAEAHLITESSEAARRRRPGATGFATPLAGGVASFADEGSPLNKIAGLGFAGTPEAADLDEVERAFAACGSPVQVELAHLADPAVGELLTGRGYRLVSFENVLGRVLEGCPDQTRPPGVEVRPSGDDEFELWLDVVFDGFAHPDTQGVPSHEDFPREVLADAVRDMAVSGVRRYLALCDGSVAGGASMRTADGVAQLTGAATAPAHRRRGVQSALLAARLADAVTAGCDIAVVTTQPGSTSQQNAQRQGFDLLYTRAVLVKHA from the coding sequence ATGCCACACCGTCCTGACGGGCAGCCGCTGTTCTGCGCCGTCGCCCTCGCCGAGCGCATCGAGCGGGCCGAAGCCCACCTCATCACTGAAAGCAGCGAGGCAGCCCGCCGCCGTCGACCGGGTGCCACCGGGTTCGCCACGCCCCTTGCCGGCGGCGTGGCGAGCTTCGCCGACGAGGGCTCACCGCTGAACAAGATCGCCGGACTCGGCTTCGCCGGAACGCCCGAGGCAGCCGACCTCGACGAGGTCGAGCGGGCGTTCGCGGCCTGTGGCTCCCCGGTCCAGGTCGAACTGGCCCATCTCGCCGACCCGGCGGTCGGCGAGCTGCTGACCGGTCGCGGTTACCGGCTGGTGTCATTCGAGAACGTGCTCGGCCGTGTCCTGGAAGGCTGCCCGGACCAGACGAGGCCACCAGGCGTCGAGGTCCGGCCGAGCGGCGACGACGAGTTCGAGCTGTGGCTCGACGTCGTCTTCGACGGCTTCGCCCACCCCGACACGCAGGGGGTGCCCTCGCACGAGGACTTCCCGCGCGAGGTGCTTGCGGACGCCGTGCGCGACATGGCGGTATCCGGTGTCCGACGCTACCTCGCTTTGTGCGACGGATCTGTCGCCGGTGGTGCCAGCATGCGTACGGCTGACGGCGTCGCGCAGCTCACCGGCGCGGCGACGGCGCCCGCGCACCGGCGCCGCGGTGTGCAGTCGGCGCTGCTGGCCGCCCGGCTCGCCGACGCGGTCACCGCCGGCTGCGACATCGCGGTCGTCACCACCCAGCCCGGCTCCACATCCCAGCAGAACGCGCAGCGCCAGGGATTCGACCTGCTCTACACCCGGGCCGTGCTCGTGAAACACGCCTGA
- a CDS encoding PASTA domain-containing protein, with the protein MSPRPRTAAATSATADRRRRRRRRSAPLSRLSSSRRPPAPSLAALRGGGRPRTRLALAVLLLVGVAAVSTGTGYRASQAVLGDASTYLPSGHTVAHVNGLTGEADAQVQGSLAAERERLQTVEVGGQLYVVNQNTGVLSQVDTAAMTASPVPGAAPDGSQRALSAGGGSAYLTGTTPAEDAPAGSDQDAATDSDASRTGAAQDQPDSNGPSSNGPGSSGPGSSGPAHSSVSRLGGGGGIGAPVHLDGRIVGQAADSTGTLWVLLEDGRLAQIRGSELLRTVNVGLDNRLGLTLVHDRPVVVRADAGEVVLVRSDGGVRTTPVRLPAGAEIQISAPSETAGALWLVVVPRRQMIRVDVEQGTVGAPIALGSDGQPRYGRPLEAYGRLYVPDTTHQKVLWLDAATPAAASEIAMPAGSSGDIELKIDGGRLWINNQYASWAATVSPDGTRSSVNKGDGSGPAGTADAAGPAGGAGTGATGPPAAAGIPSTPPTQPSSTPRAPVGRAPSSSSPAPPAPSTRSTPPAPQPAPAGRTPPTGGGPVGQSPAGGPANGAPSRTTPAVPTVTVPDVRGQQQTAACAALRAVRLECRPVASGQLDGGTVGTVISTDPAPGSQVQERYIVEVRYRDRAQVPDLAGRDVTAACKEVTDLGLTCTPTAEGLANAATGLNLVTRQDPAAKSPLDRGGQVRLVYPDKVAVPSEVGTDAAGACGRLAAAGFTACTATDLGLAPAGTTPGVVIDQQPVAGSAAGPADPITVRYYGGAPVAVPNVVGMDPATAAATITAAGLTPVPSTDYPTNQPNSVLAQDPAAGTAVAPQASVTYAYEDAAPVPLYLHKRNGEPYYLLSTNASEAGYTFNRQLGSVFSAASPGGGTTAVYRSRCDSACGKGTTYYFSMNPNAQPGYVNEGIAFYTYAAASRPAGTLQVDAMFDPGDVSWVWAVNPSGAYSEYAARGYTSYNFVLGYIWP; encoded by the coding sequence GTGAGCCCGCGACCGCGAACCGCAGCCGCCACCTCCGCCACCGCGGACCGCCGGCGGCGGAGGCGGCGCCGATCAGCACCGCTCTCGCGGCTGTCGTCCTCACGGCGGCCCCCGGCGCCGAGCCTCGCGGCGCTGCGTGGCGGCGGCCGGCCGCGTACCCGCCTGGCGCTGGCCGTGTTGCTCCTGGTCGGGGTGGCCGCGGTCTCGACCGGAACCGGCTACCGGGCGTCCCAGGCCGTGCTGGGCGACGCGAGCACCTACCTGCCGAGCGGTCACACCGTGGCGCACGTCAACGGCCTCACCGGTGAGGCGGACGCCCAGGTCCAGGGCTCCCTCGCCGCCGAGCGGGAACGTCTGCAGACGGTGGAGGTCGGCGGCCAGCTTTACGTCGTCAACCAGAACACCGGCGTGCTGTCCCAGGTCGACACCGCGGCGATGACCGCCTCCCCGGTGCCCGGCGCGGCACCGGACGGATCGCAGCGTGCCCTTTCGGCCGGCGGCGGGAGCGCGTACCTCACCGGTACCACCCCCGCCGAGGACGCACCGGCCGGTTCGGATCAGGACGCGGCGACCGACAGCGACGCGAGCCGGACCGGCGCGGCCCAGGACCAGCCGGATTCGAACGGTCCGAGCTCGAACGGTCCGGGTTCGAGTGGTCCGGGTTCGAGTGGTCCGGCCCACAGCTCGGTGTCGCGACTGGGCGGCGGTGGAGGTATCGGGGCTCCGGTCCACCTGGACGGCCGGATCGTCGGGCAGGCCGCGGATTCGACCGGAACCCTCTGGGTCCTGCTGGAAGACGGGCGACTCGCCCAGATCCGCGGCTCCGAACTGCTGCGCACGGTGAACGTCGGATTGGACAACCGCCTCGGGCTCACCCTGGTGCACGACCGCCCGGTGGTCGTGCGGGCCGACGCCGGCGAGGTCGTCCTCGTCCGATCGGACGGTGGAGTCCGCACGACCCCGGTCAGGCTGCCGGCCGGCGCCGAGATCCAGATCTCCGCCCCGAGCGAGACCGCGGGCGCGCTGTGGCTGGTCGTGGTTCCGCGGCGACAGATGATCCGGGTGGATGTCGAGCAGGGCACGGTGGGCGCACCGATCGCGCTCGGCAGCGATGGGCAGCCTCGATACGGCCGCCCGCTGGAGGCCTACGGGCGGTTGTACGTACCGGACACCACGCATCAGAAAGTTCTCTGGCTCGACGCAGCCACCCCCGCCGCCGCAAGTGAGATCGCGATGCCGGCAGGCAGTTCCGGTGACATCGAGCTGAAGATCGACGGTGGCCGACTGTGGATCAACAACCAGTACGCCAGCTGGGCCGCCACGGTCTCGCCGGACGGCACCAGGTCCAGCGTCAACAAGGGCGACGGCTCCGGGCCCGCCGGCACCGCCGATGCGGCCGGCCCGGCGGGCGGCGCCGGTACCGGAGCGACCGGGCCGCCGGCCGCGGCGGGCATCCCGAGCACACCCCCGACGCAGCCGTCGTCCACCCCGCGAGCACCCGTCGGCCGCGCCCCTTCGAGCTCGTCACCCGCCCCGCCGGCGCCGTCGACCCGCTCCACCCCGCCGGCCCCACAGCCGGCGCCGGCCGGTCGTACGCCACCTACCGGCGGTGGTCCCGTCGGGCAGTCACCGGCTGGCGGACCGGCCAACGGCGCACCGTCGCGCACGACCCCGGCGGTACCGACCGTCACGGTGCCCGACGTCCGGGGCCAGCAGCAGACCGCTGCCTGCGCGGCATTGCGCGCCGTGCGCCTGGAATGCCGGCCGGTGGCATCCGGCCAGCTGGACGGCGGGACCGTCGGCACCGTCATCAGCACCGACCCGGCGCCGGGGAGCCAGGTGCAGGAGCGGTACATCGTCGAGGTCCGCTACCGCGACCGCGCACAGGTGCCCGACCTGGCCGGCAGAGACGTCACCGCGGCCTGTAAGGAAGTCACCGACCTCGGGCTGACCTGCACCCCGACCGCGGAGGGCCTCGCGAATGCCGCTACCGGCCTGAACCTGGTCACCCGGCAGGATCCGGCGGCCAAGAGCCCGCTCGACCGCGGCGGCCAGGTGAGACTCGTCTACCCAGACAAGGTCGCGGTTCCCTCGGAGGTCGGCACCGACGCCGCGGGCGCCTGCGGGCGGCTGGCGGCCGCCGGATTCACCGCCTGCACCGCGACCGACCTCGGGCTCGCGCCGGCCGGGACGACCCCCGGGGTCGTGATCGACCAGCAGCCGGTCGCGGGCAGCGCCGCGGGGCCGGCCGACCCGATCACCGTCCGGTACTACGGTGGTGCGCCGGTCGCGGTGCCCAACGTGGTCGGGATGGACCCGGCGACCGCCGCGGCGACGATCACCGCCGCTGGTCTCACCCCGGTGCCGTCCACGGACTACCCGACGAACCAGCCGAACTCCGTCCTCGCGCAGGACCCGGCGGCCGGCACCGCGGTGGCCCCGCAGGCCTCCGTCACCTACGCCTACGAGGACGCCGCCCCCGTGCCGCTGTACCTGCACAAGCGCAACGGGGAGCCCTACTACCTGCTGAGCACCAACGCGAGCGAGGCCGGCTACACCTTCAACCGGCAGCTCGGCAGCGTGTTCTCCGCGGCGTCGCCGGGCGGTGGCACCACCGCGGTCTACCGGTCCCGGTGCGACAGCGCCTGCGGCAAGGGCACGACCTACTACTTCTCGATGAATCCCAACGCGCAACCGGGCTACGTCAACGAGGGGATCGCCTTCTACACCTACGCCGCCGCCAGCCGCCCGGCCGGCACCCTGCAGGTCGACGCGATGTTCGACCCGGGGGACGTCTCCTGGGTGTGGGCGGTGAACCCGTCCGGGGCCTACTCCGAATACGCGGCCCGCGGTTACACCAGCTACAACTTCGTCCTCGGCTACATCTGGCCGTAG
- a CDS encoding WXG100 family type VII secretion target, producing MAVIGAEIGDLNALNTSLRRQSGSVDTLLSELTTQLQNAHWKGGAADRFRASWETEYRPALRSLSAALTAAADEVRRRAEALTAAGS from the coding sequence ATGGCCGTCATCGGTGCCGAGATCGGTGATCTCAATGCTCTGAACACCAGCCTCAGGCGGCAGAGTGGATCTGTCGACACGCTGCTGTCGGAGTTGACCACCCAGTTGCAGAACGCCCACTGGAAGGGCGGCGCCGCGGACAGGTTCCGTGCCTCCTGGGAGACGGAGTACCGGCCGGCGCTGCGCAGTCTGTCGGCTGCGCTGACCGCCGCCGCGGACGAGGTCCGCCGCCGGGCCGAAGCGCTGACGGCTGCCGGCTCCTGA